One window of the Trypanosoma brucei gambiense DAL972 chromosome 5, complete sequence genome contains the following:
- a CDS encoding invariant surface glycoprotein, putative,(fragment) has product TLETRAHSNNGYSKLSDADIKKVKEIYEKAKGKVSEQLPKAKEFGEEAGKRHQEVTEAAKRARGWGLDDEGQNSSGLHQLLEWYCGTKEDNANNQKCDGVKVKEHYLGRERNPIDCKGTGSTVPFYLDVTSGTMKEALENWERKKPKSDGEPVNNNWKANYDSAVKKMEELEESHEKGKKTVNDVSGFYNAAYALHSGLSAGKPLSEVLVEAKEASRKGAKFTNPGEAAPETTQRGIGTSTGESGATETTGGSTTISTGTGTTSGTEPEVVGADADFGDLLETSDRSALSSKIKESKVILMAVLIPVAILAIITAVVLVFVRRRRGNAEDVIDEKGEAVSSPDKKGGATSPCYRKE; this is encoded by the coding sequence ACGCTGGAAACCCGTGcacacagcaacaacggcTATTCGAAACTTTCGGATGCTGATATTAAAAAGGTAAAGGAAATATACGAAAAGGCGAAAGGTAAAGTGAGTGAACAACTCCCGAAAGCGAAAGAATTTGGCGAGGAAGCTGGAAAACGCCATCAGGAGGTGACCGAGGCAGCAAAGAGGGCGCGAGGATGGGGACTTGATGATGAGGGTCAAAACTCAAGTGGACTTCACCAGCTTTTAGAGTGGTACTGCGGAACGAAGGAAGATAATGCAAACAATCAGAAGTGTGATGGTGTTAAAGTAAAAGAACACTACTTAGGGCGGGAAAGGAACCCAATTGATTGCAAAGGAACGGGTTCTACAGTGCCGTTTTACCTGGATGTGACATCAGGGACGATGAAAGAGGCCTTAGAGAATTGGGAGAGGAAGAAGCCAAAAAGCGACGGTGAGCCAGTCAACAACAACTGGAAGGCCAACTACGACTCagctgtaaaaaaaatggaggaacTCGAAGAGTCACacgaaaaggggaaaaagacagTTAACGATGTATCTGGCTTTTATAATGCAGCGTACGCTCTTCATAGTGGATTGAGTGCAGGCAAGCCACTCAGCGAAGTTTTGGTCGAAGCCAAGGAAGCAAGCAGAAAGGGTGCAAAATTCACTAACCCTGGAGAAGCCGCTCCCGAAACCACACAGCGAGGGATTGGCACTTCAACTGGAGAGAGtggagcaacagaaacaacaggaggatcaacaacaatatcaacaggaacaggaacaACAAGTGGAACCGAACCAGAGGTCGTTGGAGCTGATGCGGACTTCGGTGACCTCCTGGAGACTAGTGATAGATCAGCACTAAGCAGTAAGATCAAGGAAAGCAAGGTAATACTTATGGCTGTTCTCATACCTGTCGCTATCCTCGCGATTATTACAGCTgtggtgcttgtgtttgtgagacGAAGAAGAGGTAATGCTGAAGATGTAATTGATGAGAAAGGTGAGGCAGTTTCTTCACCTGACAAAAAGGGTGGGGCAACCTCTCCATGTTACAGGAAGGAATGA
- a CDS encoding 65 kDa invariant surface glycoprotein, putative: protein MIRYSLVAVTFAGFLLGVVEASGKTKLNKEGALALCKLTDVADLVATRRADYIKDKTKGFEEELKLWLDRLERWLKTLQDPAHSNDGYSKLSDADTKKVKDIYEKAKGKVSEQLPKAKEFGEEAGKRCQSVTEAAKKARGWGLDDESKNSSGLHQLLEWYCGTKGENANNQKCDGVEIKEHYLGRERNPIDCKGTGYTAVFYLDVSSGTMKQALEEWDKKKPEATDHDRNAWRADYTKTMDELTKLEESYSKGKKTCDDVSGFYNAAHVVHSGLSAGKPLSEVLVEAKEASKRGAKITNPGGAAPEATQRGIGTSTGESGATETTGGSSSSSSTGTGTTSGTESEVGADADFGDLLETSDRSALSSKIKESKVILMAVLIPVAILAIITAVVLVFVRRRRGNAEDVIDEKGEAVSSSDKKGGATSPCYRKE from the coding sequence ATGATAAGGTATTCCTTGGTTGCGGTTACCTTTGCAGGTTTTTTGTTGGGAGTGGTGGAAGCAAGTGGGAAGACAAAGCTAAACAAGGAAGGTGCATTGGCGCTGTGTAAGCTAACGGATGTCGCTGATCTTGTTGCAACAAGAAGAGCAGATTATATCAAAGATAAAACTAAAGGCTTTGAGGAGGAACTAAAACTATGGTTGGATAGGTTGGAACGCTGGTTGAAAACGCTGCAGGACCCTGCACACAGTAACGATGGCTATTCGAAACTTTCGGACGCTGATACTAAAAAGGTGAAGGATATATACGAAAAGGCGAAAGGTAAAGTGAGTGAACAACTCCCGAAAGCGAAAGAATTTGGCGAGGAAGCTGGAAAACGCTGCCAGTCGGTGACTGAGGCAGCAAAGAAGGCACGGGGATGGGGACTTGATGATGAGAGTAAAAACTCAAGTGGACTTCACCAGCTTTTAGAATGGTACTGCGGAACgaagggagaaaatgcaAACAATCAGAAGTGTGATGGTGTTGAAATAAAAGAACACTACTTAGGGCGGGAAAGGAACCCAATTGATTGCAAAGGAACGGGCTATACAGCTGTGTTTTACCTAGATGTATCCTCGGGAACGATGAAACAAGCCTTAGAAGAatgggacaaaaaaaaaccggaAGCAACAGACCACGACCGCAACGCATGGAGGGCAGATTACACCAAAACGATGGATGAGCTAACGAAGCTCGAGGAATCGTATagcaaaggtaaaaagacTTGTGATGATGTATCTGGCTTTTACAATGCAGCGCATGTTGTTCATAGCGGGCTGAGTGCAGGCAAGCCACTCAGCGAAGTTTTGGTCGAAGCCAAGGAAGCAAGTAAAAGGGGTGCGAAAATTACAAACCCTGGAGGTGCCGCTCCCGAGGCCACACAGCGAGGGATTGGCACTTCAACTGGAGAGAGTGGGGCAACAGAGACAACAGGAggatcatcatcatcatcatcaacaggaacaggaacaACAAGCGGAACAGAATCAGAGGTTGGAGCTGATGCAGATTTTGGTGACCTCCTAGAGACTAGTGATAGATCAGCATTAAGCAGTAAGATCAAGGAGAGCAAGGTAATACTTATGGCTGTTCTCATACCTGTCGCTATCCTAGCGATTATTACAGCTgtggtgcttgtgtttgtgagacGAAGAAGAGGTAATGCTGAAGATGTAATTGATGAGAAAGGTGAGGCAGTTTCTTCATCTGACAAAAAGGGTGGGGCAACCTCTCCATGTTACAGGAAGGAATGA
- a CDS encoding 65 kDa invariant surface glycoprotein, putative, which translates to MIRYSLVAVTFAGLLLRVVETNEEAKLNREGALALCKLTDLAKTVEKRRADKIKNKTEGFAGDIQWWLESLERWLKTLQDPAHSNDGYSKLSDADTKKVKDIYEKAKDKLKEKLPEAEKWSEEAKKHCQAVTEAAKKARGWELNDEGQNSSGLHQVLEWYCGKKGENAQSTSCEGITFKTHYSGTERNTIDCEGVGHKTTLYSDISSGTMKEALDDWEKKKTQGKEPVKNNWRTNYESAIQKLKELEESHHKGKKTHDDVSGFYNAAYAVHSGLSAGKPLSEVLVEAKEASKRGAKITNPGGAAPEATQRGIGTSTGESGATETTGGSSSSSSTGTGTTSGTESEVGADADFGDLLETSDRSALSSKIKESKVILMAVLIPVAILAIITAVVLVFVRRRRGNAEDVIDEKGEAVSSSDKKGGATSPCYRKE; encoded by the coding sequence ATGATAAGGTATTCCTTGGTTGCGGTTACCTTTGCAGGTTTACTGCTACGAGTGGTGGAAACAAATGAGGAAGCGAAGTTGAACAGAGAAGGTGCGTTGGCGCTGTGTAAGCTGACGGATCTTGCTAAAACtgtagaaaaaagaagggcagacaagataaaaaataaaaccgaAGGTTTTGCGGGTGATATACAGTGGTGGTTGGAAAGCTTGGAACGCTGGTTGAAAACGCTGCAGGACCCTGCACACAGTAACGATGGCTATTCGAAACTTTCGGACGCTGATACTAAAAAGGTGAAGGATATATACGAAAAGGCAAAGGATAAATTAAAGGAGAAGCTgccagaagcagaaaagtGGAGCGAGGAAGCGAAAAAACACTGCCAGGCTGTGACCGAGGCAGCAAAAAAGGCGCGAGGATGGGAACTTAATGATGAGGGCCAAAATTCCAGTGGACTTCACCAGGTTTTGGAGTGGTACTGcgggaagaagggagaaaatgcaCAAAGCACTAGCTGTGAAGGTATTACGTTCAAAACCCATTATTCAGGGACGGAAAGGAATACCATTGACTGTGAGGGAGTGGGTCACAAAACAACGCTTTATAGCGATATATCATCGGGGACGATGAAAGAAGCCTTAGACGattgggagaagaaaaaaacacaaggtAAAGAACCAGTCAAAAACAACTGGAGGACCAACTACGAGTCAGCTATACAAAAACTTAAGGAGCTAGAAGAGTCACACCATAAAGGTAAAAAGACTCATGATGATGTATCTGGCTTTTACAATGCAGCGTACGCTGTTCATAGCGGGCTGAGTGCAGGTAAGCCACTCAGCGAAGTTTTGGTCGAAGCCAAGGAAGCAAGTAAAAGGGGTGCGAAAATTACAAACCCTGGAGGTGCCGCTCCCGAGGCCACACAGCGAGGGATTGGCACTTCAACTGGAGAGAGTGGGGCAACAGAGACAACAGGAggatcatcatcatcatcatcaacaggaacaggaacaACAAGCGGAACAGAATCAGAGGTTGGAGCTGATGCAGATTTTGGTGACCTCCTAGAGACTAGTGATAGATCAGCATTAAGCAGTAAGATCAAGGAGAGCAAGGTAATACTTATGGCTGTTCTCATACCTGTCGCTATCCTAGCGATTATTACAGCTgtggtgcttgtgtttgtgagacGAAGAAGAGGTAATGCTGAAGATGTAATTGATGAGAAAGGTGAGGCAGTTTCTTCATCTGACAAAAAGGGTGGGGCAACCTCTCCATGTTACAGGAAGGAATGA